A DNA window from Fragaria vesca subsp. vesca linkage group LG3, FraVesHawaii_1.0, whole genome shotgun sequence contains the following coding sequences:
- the LOC101311656 gene encoding TATA-box-binding protein-like — MAEKGLEETGLEASGSQPVDLKQHPSGIVPTLQNIVSTVNLDCKLDLKTIALRARNAEYNPKRFAAVIMRIREPKTTALIFASGKMVCTGAKSESQSKLAARKYARIIQKLGFDAKFKDFKIQNIVGSCDVKFPIRLEGLAYSHNAFSSYEPELFPGLIYRMKQPKIVLLIFVSGKIVLTGAKVRSETYEAFENIYPVLTEFRKNQQ; from the exons ATGGCAGAAAAAGGGTTGGAGGAAACAGGGTTGGAGGCAAGCGGAAGCCAACCGGTTGATCTCAAGCAACATCCTTCCGGCATCGTCCCTACTCTTCA GAATATCGTTTCCACAGTCAATTTGGACTGCAAATTGGATCTTAAGACCATTGCATTGCGAGCTCGTAATGCAGAATACAATCCCAAG CGTTTTGCAGCTGTGATTATGAGAATAAGGGAGCCGAAAACTACTGCATTGATATTTGCATCTGGTAAAATG GTTTGTACAGGAGCCAAGAGTGAATCACAATCGAAATTGGCTGCACGGAAG TATGCTCGAATCATTCAGAAACTAGGTTTTGATGCCAAGTTCAAG GATTTTAAAATCCAGAACATAGTTGGTTCCTGTGATGTTAAATTCCCCATAAGACTCGAAGGTCTGGCATATTCCCACAATGCCTTTTCAAGT TATGAACCAGAACTGTTCCCTGGCTTGATTTACCGAATGAAACAACCAAAGATTGTGCTTCTTATCTTTGTATCTGGAAAAATTGTTCTCACAGGAGCGAAG GTAAGAAGTGAGACATACGAAGCCTTTGAGAACATATACCCAGTTCTTACAGAATTCAGGAAAAACCAGCAATG